Genomic segment of Nostoc sp. TCL240-02:
TCAACCTTGCTAGACTCTTCAACATAAAATTGTCATTCATGAACAGAAAAATTAATATTTTTGAATCGGTATCACAAGTTAATGCACCATTACCTGTTATCCGCCGCTTCAGTCAATATTTTCGTCCATATATCAAAGAGATTCCCATCATCCTGGGAATAATTATTATTAGCTCTATCACCCAAACAATAGCACCTTTGCTTACTGGTTGGTCGATAGATAACTTGATACTTAAAGGCAATTGGTCAGGACTGTTATGGATGCTAGTTGTATTAACAATAGTATACCTTACTGGCTTTTTATCCAATCGGACTTTGATTGTTAAAGTTGGTGTAATTATGCAGCATTTACTTGCACAATTACGCCAAGATATCATGAACAAATTACAAACATTACCCCTTAGCTTTTATGATAAGAGTAAAGTTGGTGACTTAATGAGTCGCCTGCTGAGTGATGTTAATACTTTAAATCAAGTATTCAGCCCTATTCTACCGCAAGTTATTGGAAGCTTTTTTGGCTTATTAGCAAGTGCAATATTCATGCTTTCCATCAACTTGCAATTAGGTTTAATTACTAACCTGATTGTGCCAATTATGTTATTAACAACGACTTTTTTTGCCAGATTAGCAAGGGCAAAGTTTCGCATTACTAGACAAACAATTTCTCAACTCTCAATTAAACTAGAAGAAAATATTAGCAATATTCAAGAAGTTCAAGCATTTAACCGGGCAGAAATCAACATTCAAGAGTTTAAAAAACTTAACGCAGATAACCGAAATGCTAATATCCAAGCAACAGCAATTTCTGCTGCTTTCCTGCCAACAATAGACTTATTTAATACACTTACTTGGGGTATTGTATTAGCTTATGGTGGCTTTCTCGTTTATAAAAATATCATGACTGTGGGAGCTGTTACCGCATTTTTGTTTTACGTCCAGCAATTTTTTCAACCCATCCAAATTATCACTAACTTCTATACTCAAGCACAATCTGGATTAGCTGGATTAGAAAGAATTTTTCTACTTTTGGATGAGCCAGTCCAACTTGAAGATACCACAGACGCGATCGCCTCCGGCGGGTACAACGCCATCGCAATGCCACCAATTCAGGGTAAAGTTCAATTTGAATCTGTCAATTTTGAGTATAAACTCGGTCAAAAAGTTTTAGAAAATGTAACTTTTGACGCTGAACCAGGACAAGCGATCGCATTGGTCGGAGCTACTGGTGCAGGAAAAACTACTATAATTAGCCTACTCTCCCGCTTCTATGATGTGTCAAGCGGTGCTATAAAAATTGACGATATAGATATCCGAAAAGTTACACAAGCAAGCCTACGTCGTCAAATTGGTGTTGTCTCGCAAGATACCATGATTTTTAGCAGTAG
This window contains:
- a CDS encoding ABC transporter ATP-binding protein, translating into MNRKINIFESVSQVNAPLPVIRRFSQYFRPYIKEIPIILGIIIISSITQTIAPLLTGWSIDNLILKGNWSGLLWMLVVLTIVYLTGFLSNRTLIVKVGVIMQHLLAQLRQDIMNKLQTLPLSFYDKSKVGDLMSRLLSDVNTLNQVFSPILPQVIGSFFGLLASAIFMLSINLQLGLITNLIVPIMLLTTTFFARLARAKFRITRQTISQLSIKLEENISNIQEVQAFNRAEINIQEFKKLNADNRNANIQATAISAAFLPTIDLFNTLTWGIVLAYGGFLVYKNIMTVGAVTAFLFYVQQFFQPIQIITNFYTQAQSGLAGLERIFLLLDEPVQLEDTTDAIASGGYNAIAMPPIQGKVQFESVNFEYKLGQKVLENVTFDAEPGQAIALVGATGAGKTTIISLLSRFYDVSSGAIKIDDIDIRKVTQASLRRQIGVVSQDTMIFSSSVAENIAFGNPQATTAEIEAAAKIANIHDFILTLPQGYETQLGERGINLSKGQQQLISIARAVLVNPRILILDEATSNIDSQTEKLVQEAIANLLQGRTSFIIAHRLATVTNADKVLVIKQGQIIEQATHTQLMEQRGVYANLYSLQLVNNIKTSLKISSRN